DNA from Debaryomyces hansenii CBS767 chromosome A complete sequence:
ATCAGAGTCATCCAATTGTTTGCCATTGATTTTACGGGGTGTCAATGTTGCCAGTATTCCCACTTCCTTCATTTTGAACAACGTTATTGTTTCCAATAAAATCTCAACAATTTCTacaaattttgatatgGATGTGGATGATGAAACTGAGTGGTCTGACTATGAATTATGcaagaataatgaaatgactgtgaaattaaataatttggatgAATTCTTGAAGTGTTTAGGCCcgaatttaatatttgatatggGGTTGAACAAGCTACAAAATTCTTTAGAGATGAAGTTATCCAATAATGAAAGAGACGATGAAGAGTATGACAATATCGAGGGTAAGGCGCCATCTAgacaatttgaaaataaactTTGTGATATATTCCCATTTTGTTATAAGGTTAATCTTAACGAATTCACTACAGAAGCCTATGTTAACGAATTGAAGGGAGAAACTACTACGATACAAGACGAACTCGATAACCAGCTAAGCTTTCTTGACGATATCacaaatgaagatattttaaatcCTAAGACACAACTAAAGAAACTAAATTCTATCGAATGGGATGCCATTTATTCCGATAGCTCTAGcaatgaagataattctaaaaaaTATCAAGGAATGGTTCACAATGTGGGTCAGAGTTCATTGGTGAATACACTTGAAGACGGCACTATTTTCCCGTTGGCTAATGATAAGGCAAGAGTTTTGAAGCATAATGATAcgataataaatttgaactCAATTGGTATTAAGTTCTGGAAGTATTTAAATTTCAGTCCTTTGAATGGCCCTAAGAACTTTCAATTGTTATTAATCTCCGAACACGATCATAATATGCTTCATCATAATTACAATATcgaatttttaaattcattagtTTATAACTATAAGGAATGCTGCTTTGGTAATATATCCAAGATTAATTTACAATCATCAGATTCTAGGCCTGATATGGAAGGTATTGATAATGGTTTGTTAATGGTTCAtaagaaagatgaagacCAAGTTTATGGAAATATGTATAAACAGGTTAATCGCAAATTAAATGCACTAGTTGAAATGATTAAGTCTGATTTGATTaacaaaacaaataaatttgagTTCGATAGACCATTGTTATTacttttcattaattttgaCAAAAGTGTTAACTCATTATtacaaatttcaaagttgaTTAGAAACTTCAAATTGTTTTTAAGCCATCATCAACTACCTCTAGTAGAGGTATTTGCCCATATTATTCCATGGTCACTTATTATTAAGCAAAGTGGAAGTCAAAGAAGATTAAAATACTTATCAAACTTCAGGTTGTCTAAATTGTCTATGAACTTATATAACCAATGTCCGAATGAACGAACGATTGGGAAACCAGTCAAAGACCCAACTAAGCATTTATTCACACAATTAGTCAAGGAGCCACCTTCAAATCTTAATTTTAAGTTCATGAACAATGGAAGCAATGGCAATGGAAAAACCACgtttaatgatgatattttccTCCATTTGGCATACGAAAGATCCATTGATAAGAATTGGTTTTCGGCCGCTTGGTCAGATCCACTAGGAGTTGTCGTATCAACCAAATCGTGGAATTGCTCTCCAAACCTTCAGAAAACAAACAACAAAAACGTCCATAGTCTAGAGTCAATAAGTGACGAGATCTGGACTATATCCACCGCCTTATTCAAGAAGCTAAATGATGAGATCATCAAAAGGACTTCTGGCTTGGGCGGAAAGAAATTTTTAGTATTAACAAGGATAAATAGCATCATTCCCgatgatgaattgataCACTGGAAAAGACTAAGCATGAAGCACAAAGACGTATCATTGATTGTCTTATCTGTCAATAAGTCGcccaaattattatttagtGGTCCAATCGGCCCAAGCCAGCAAGAAGATAAGTCGAATTATGATCCAAACACCAACCGCACATCAACTAATATGGACAATAGCTCAAGCACAAATGCCGCTAATCCAACATGTGGTGTTGGGGCCACGTCAAATGCACCCGACTTTTTCAAGACTTTTGGCTCCAACAACCCGTCGCCAAATAATAACGCAGGCTCCATGTCCATATCACCCTCGAATAACGTGGGAATCAATTTCCATTCACCCCAACAGTTTCTCAATGCACCAGGGAATTTCCTATTGCCTCAAGATTTTGTTTCTTCCACCGGGGGAAGCACCAATATCAACGCCAATCCTCATTCGAACGCATCCCAATATAACCCCGATGAGATTATTCACGACCCCACAGAAGAACTAACAGCGGTGATCCCAAAGGCCCCATTACCGTCTTTTAACTCTCCTACTCGCTTGGGAATGAAGATAGGCTACTTGATCAAGGAAACCGGAGTTTCCACCCACGAAGACACGAAACAGTATTTAGTCTACGAGATCAATTTACTAAGCTGTTCAAATTACTGGAATCTAAACGCAATTATGAAGATCTTGTTGAACCAATACAAGAAGTTAATCACCTTGAATGATATTCTTTGTGTTGGTGAAATCGATGGTAGCATTACGGACGATAGAGCCGAAAAGGACTCTAATATCATTCCCGAAATGACTCCACCGTTGAACTACACTGCATCTGGTTTAATACCATGGCATATTGCAGCTGTGACGAAATCATTGGACTATTTAATCCatattgatgttgaagaGTAAACTCCATAGTCTGCACAcaaaatatacaatttttttttcgaTCTCACTATACGCGTAGAATGCTTTGTTTACAAATAGAAGTAATAGATAAATACAAAAGCGACTTTAGCTATATAGTCTAGCAGTTAATAGAGTACAAACAGACTAGTATGGAGGGCATTGAACTAGACTCGACACACGAACTATTGAATAGATATAAGGTGAAGGAGGGAAGAAATGAGGATATTACGATATACTCGGATGAAGATtcgatattcaattcaccAAGCATTGAATTAGGCAGATCAGCCGTGAAAAATACAAAGAATTCATCGCCATTTAAGAAATTTGGAACGGGCAGAAGCTCCAGTTTATCACCCAGTAAAAAGGTACGAAACGATTACCAGGATCATTTGCACAGGATGAGAGGAAATAGTAATACAGGTAGTCCATTGAAACGGAATAATTACGATTTAAGCgaatataatgattttgatgatataaAAGGGATGCCAGGGTTGAATATTG
Protein-coding regions in this window:
- a CDS encoding DEHA2A01716p (similar to CA4547|CaSRB9 Candida albicans), with the protein product MPEAIDASSIATNYYKLAHLCSVTYLIYTTNGATNDSTLLELELLIRHSHPKCLVTYYNKYLYYFQFNHVDEHVDLTKEYPQLQLKYSNQVSADLLANPPKVASDKDNHSTGNEYLAYACLSFLKAVKKLVLFNLSRNEAVQLFGNYAVVKEQGLSNFILHIDPILLPNGDLLISISEKCHLQLFDSSIVDISEIEAVDLNFVLYIIPSGIRCHLYDNVNVASNFTTDPPKNSEVLMQLIKYSTGFDLNQLNSLVWVKLVPNLQHLNNQTSKISKFIHPVDNKKFILWPWRLCLLQFGLSEKDTATSPHVLTCDPISLISDFIDFNISHHQQANITGQLNPNHQHNQSFNYSIPSALSTGMSSTGANENKGDLNMVGDIPGSVSDIFGIQSSDTNDFFNGPNFQPAQNPSDVKLDSQEPVKKNSDDEDVEMDDLFGDASEDEKAKTEVSTNELNEEKNFEDLFNDGLNQENQVDESDKVAKSIDEEVLKEESVKSEDLKEDKDLKMQPSSGTIPNTFIDIPKDQMTIPSLKNLKQTPQIYNDPGAPMPVIPTPIFPQFGINSTLPGSAQSVNPPTSAAATDNEANEGARSIFSPILFNPIIKSNIDTKYGKGGKFYVDKEVSAGPDIDSKRKTLRATSVSGFELPSRREDSIGIESITDDNDRRQVFEFPEEQGNERMKDEGHENHAAENDNIIKKMEELEEEDDNDDDDDDDDDDDENEDEDEESDEDDDLNLENNDMNMKRSPPLKLNTLNDPYVAQSNQAVVNFNDSNYNAKQILPNSYNASSMNTGGFSSPASLGFSSSRTNVPPKNDSPFGLNNLAREDRNGTTSPTGDNSDQPTKRQEQSDSPMVVDMEVEKKSTSKEAENTPSGMTTPNSRGSISESSNCLPLILRGVNVASIPTSFILNNVIVSNKISTISTNFDMDVDDETEWSDYELCKNNEMTVKLNNLDEFLKCLGPNLIFDMGLNKLQNSLEMKLSNNERDDEEYDNIEGKAPSRQFENKLCDIFPFCYKVNLNEFTTEAYVNELKGETTTIQDELDNQLSFLDDITNEDILNPKTQLKKLNSIEWDAIYSDSSSNEDNSKKYQGMVHNVGQSSLVNTLEDGTIFPLANDKARVLKHNDTIINLNSIGIKFWKYLNFSPLNGPKNFQLLLISEHDHNMLHHNYNIEFLNSLVYNYKECCFGNISKINLQSSDSRPDMEGIDNGLLMVHKKDEDQVYGNMYKQVNRKLNALVEMIKSDLINKTNKFEFDRPLLLLFINFDKSVNSLLQISKLIRNFKLFLSHHQLPLVEVFAHIIPWSLIIKQSGSQRRLKYLSNFRLSKLSMNLYNQCPNERTIGKPVKDPTKHLFTQLVKEPPSNLNFKFMNNGSNGNGKTTFNDDIFLHLAYERSIDKNWFSAAWSDPLGVVVSTKSWNCSPNLQKTNNKNVHSLESISDEIWTISTALFKKLNDEIIKRTSGLGGKKFLVLTRINSIIPDDELIHWKRLSMKHKDVSLIVLSVNKSPKLLFSGPIGPSQQEDKSNYDPNTNRTSTNMDNSSSTNAANPTCGVGATSNAPDFFKTFGSNNPSPNNNAGSMSISPSNNVGINFHSPQQFLNAPGNFLLPQDFVSSTGGSTNINANPHSNASQYNPDEIIHDPTEELTAVIPKAPLPSFNSPTRLGMKIGYLIKETGVSTHEDTKQYLVYEINLLSCSNYWNLNAIMKILLNQYKKLITLNDILCVGEIDGSITDDRAEKDSNIIPEMTPPLNYTASGLIPWHIAAVTKSLDYLIHIDVEE